GGGGTAATAGTTGTGGATTGATAATCTAATAAATATTGATGATATCTTTGCTTCTCCATTGCACTATCAAATGATAAATATTGATGATATATTTGCTTCTCCATTTCACTATCATGAACTTCACTTAATTTGATTTATGATGCAAAAAATGTGAGAaagcataattcaggctctctGATCTTGAATTAGTTTGCATCAAACCAGAAAGTTTAAGATCTCTCATATAAGCCAAAATACAAAAATCCCTTATTTTAAATACATTTAACCAGTCAAATTCTTTTAGATGAAGCTTATCTAACATTTTTGACCTAGAACTTTCAAATTCTTGTGGAGAACATTGAAGATTCCATATAATATCATAAAACGTCTTTTGGAAGTCTGGATGGTTATAAACATCGATAGAAATCTAAAAAAATGAAACACATAAGCATCATTACATaagttgaaataaattaaaactatcatttgaaTCTAAAAAAAGAttataagaaaataaagaaattgaaaaaaagtGTGAAAGATGTTCAACCTTCAACTACAAATGAAAAAAGTGAAGCTGTGCAAGATAAAACAACAGCTTAGAACATTCACATtgaaattaaagaaaaaataatttatattataatatactACACACTTACTGAAATTAACATGATGAATATTTGATGTAGTCTATAGTAACATAACATTGATTCACATTGTAATTTCACAGTGTGCTTTATGATTTGAATTTGTTTCTTTCATCATATGCAAATTCACATTGTGCTTTATGATCTAGAAGGTTATAAACATATATAGGAATCAAGAAACAaagaaacacataaacacatatataaaacttcaAATAACTTAAAAATGTGAATCATGTACacaaataaacataaattaacaagaaaattttcaaaaaaaaaacacaattaacaagaaaattttgtataaaataaaaaCTCAGATAGATAGACAaaaatttacatatttttttataaataaaaatagaatAATGAACAAGAATATACCTTTTCCTCAAGTTTTTGAGTGATGTGCCACATGCATAGTCTATACTTGGATTCAGTAAAAAAAACTTTAACAACTTTCTTCATTGATGAATCCTAATCTGTTACAATCATCATGGGTGGCTTGACAAATGCTTTACGAAACTCTTCATGcaactacacacacacacacacacacacacacacacatatatatatatatatattgatagtttcattttatttacttctttttatagtttattttacaATATTTCATTtacattttagttaattttcgtgcatattttcctttttgttattttatgaccactttcaggtactttctagtttcgtgaGTATAATTGCAGATTTTAAGGAAACTAGTGGAGTGGGATCTTTGGGAAGCAATTGGACTTGGAGGACAACGAGGATTTTGGGCTTGATGGCTATGGAGATGATGCGTAGAATGGGCTTGTCAATtacttgaaggcttggaagaattaaactttaaatttgcaagatgtgGGAGAATTTTCGAGTGTGTGGAGATTGATGATCGGGCGATTGTGGAAGCTATAGATTGTTTAGAAAAGGATAATTGGGCTTAAAAGGAAGAAATCTTGTAGAAAATGGGCTAGAAGTTGGTTAgactcgaactgggccaatggacTTAGCTGTGCAGCCCCAACAATTGAAGAAGCCCAATTTCTGTCACTTTTACGCGGCCCGCGTAAGATACCCACGCGGCTCGTGTGGGTTCCTACTGGGGcattttcagaatttcatttgaagctttatattgggaaggttggtgtgccacTTTAGGTAACTCTTGCACATCCAAAAACTAACCAGTCCTCTGGAGATTTTGGAGCACTTTGAAGGACAAGAACCCTCAAGAACTTCATCATTTTTGCTCTTAATCTTGttgaatgtttggtacaatctcttCTAACTTTGTTTTCTTATGTTTAGCCATGTTAGGCTAAACCAAATTTGGTTGACTTTGGTGAAATCCTTTGACtagttgttgaatgttgaagactcCATAAACTTGTTCTTGAATTTTTATTGGAATGTTTTATGTTTAAACATATtatcattacttatatgtttttattcattagtttaaatgtgtttgtggtgattagttggctaatttcttgattaagtaaatgatcctcaaattagaaagcaacaaatgattttcgtgttagttttgcttcacacaatcataaaaacattttctccaacatggtaaTGAAAGCATTTGACtgctcttggatttggtgactttttggttcttaatgctagttgactttgactaaggaaattgttatgaacttctctaaccattttaataattaagaaaagtctaggtaatctcaagcttcttggattattATAGCCAAATTAAGAATTTAAAACAactattgcaccattggattctaatgatatgttcatcaaaagtcaaagtaaggaaaccttaagtcaaccatctttctcttattgattttacatcataACCttgtttttgttgaaattgtctatttaaatcctagtttaattctagtttatttcaagtatttcaaaataccaaaaccccccattttacttttacttttgttttataAGTACTTGAACAAGTGATTTACATAGAgatttaaattgaaccaatctccgtggatacgatccctttaccactatacactattttagtgtgtaacattttgggtatttattttgttggcctcgacaaccaccatatatatatatatatatatatatgaaacattaTGTCCAGTTTAGACAAGTCTCTACCTATGGATCATTGTTCTTTAAATTTTCCTTGTCATTCTTATTATCAAGGGATCATCTTATGTCATGTATTTTCATACCGAGAGTCATGGGTGGAGCACATCTTGTTGAGTTAGATTTAGGTTTTCATCCATTTTAGTATGGACCTTAGTGGGAGCGAGCTACAGGTCATGCACAGAGGATCAGTAGTCGGATCGACGTATTAGTTTAACACAATGGGTCAAAGGGAGTTGTAGTGCAAGTTAGTTTGATTATTAGAATTTAAGATAGTTGTGGGGTGAAAGGGAGTTGTTGCATGGTTGATGTTTTTAGGATTGTGAGGGTGGTCCTCGCATCAGAATATTTAAGGAAAATATCTCATGGAAGCTGGTTGTCCCCTTCTGTGACAATGAAGTCAGAGTTCTGAAGTGCTTGTATCGCACTTGATGGATGTCAGTTGATTGTTGATAGGCTTTCAATATGATCCCTATTTCTTGAAGAGGCGAGTAGTAGTGAGCCATCACTCTAGAAGTATGGATGATGAATTGACTATATGGGTTTATTTAGATGATGAGATTGTTAGAAGAATATAAATTGTATATGTTGGAGATGTTCGGAGTGCCTCGATCTTCCAGCAAGTGGGTTGTTGGATTGGTGATCTGTCCATTCTGGTGAAGGGTTTAACATTCTTTGTCATTAGCAAGGTTGGTAGAGCGCAGCTGattccaagtaggggagaactgttTGAATTATTGGTAATAGTTCCAGGTGTGAAACAAGTAGGATTTGCATACTGCCGGAGGTGCTGGCGGTTATATGTGGTGGTTTATGGAAAATCTTGAGAAGGGGAAATGGAAATAAATGGGtagggattttttttttaatttaaaaatgacaaataaacaaaataaaatgaaaaaaaaaaattattaagggTAAAAAAGTCATTTCATGTCAATAGAGACTAAATGTGTAAGGAAAAACAAAGAGAGAGAcgattattaatttttaaaaatagacTAAATAAACTTTCTGGCAGGGAAGAATAGTACACCAAAAGTTATTATCCCTGACGCTTTTGAACCTAACCTAGATCGACCCAATAACGCCTTTTCAGGGATCCAGATGCCAAAATAAGTACACTTCCAGCGGAGTTGATcgatttggagagagagagatgttaaACGCTCTTTCTATGCGAAGGACTGCTCAATTCGGTGACGAAGGAGACGAACACCAAGAAGATGGATCCAAGACCAGAAAGCAGCTTTCAATCGCTACGCGGGTCACCAACTATTTGACCCGAACCGGTTATCTCTGGCCGATACTCTTTCTTGCCATTGTCATCTTCGTAATCTACTCTTTCTTCATTCGTTCCCGCAATTTGATTTGCGTTTCTTCCATTTCTTCCTTTGATCGACTCTCTCGTACCCGATTCTTCGGATTGGATGGACTCGAATCAGACTTTGGATCCCTAGGCGTCCCATGGTGTAAGCTCTCATCACTCATTCACTAGGTGTGTGTACGTGTGTGTGATTTGTTAATGTTGGGGTTTTTTCGATTTGATTTCACCAGATCTGCATCAATGTCATAATGCTCGTTCATATCTATGTTGCTTGATCTAGTTTAACGTTCATCTAGATTGTAAACTGAGAATCGAATGTCTGTATACTCTGCTAGACTTGTGATTTGATGTTCGAATTGACAGAAACAAGCCTAAGAACAACCACATTTAGCTTCTAATCTCATTTCCTTTATAAAAGGCAGATCGAAACATGGCAAAACCATTGAATGGACATCGAAGGATCTGCTTCAAGGTTTGGAAGAGTTTGTACCAATATACGAGACACGACCCATCAAGAACAACATGTACGGAATGGGTTTTGATCACAGCTTCGGGCTCTGGTTTATCACACGATGGCTGAAACCAGAACTAATGATTGAAAGTGGAGCTTTCAAGGGACATTCAACCTGGATATTAAGACAAGCCATGCCAGCCACCCCAATTATCTCACTTACACCTCGTCATCCTGCAAAATACCTTTTGAAAGGCCCTGCATATGTCGATCAAAACTGCACATATTTTGCTGGAAAGGATTTTGTTGACTTTGGGAATGTTAATTGGTCAAAAGTGATGAAGAAACATGGCGTCAATGATTCAAGTCGGGTTCTTATATTCTTTGATGATCATCAAAATGAGTTGAAAAGGTAATCACTTTGCATACCTTTGCCATTCTATTGGGGCATAAATCATGAATCATGAATgtgtgtttgtttctttgatacAGATTAAAGCAAGCACTTAAAGCTGGCTTCTCTCATCTTGTATTTGAAGACAACTATGATACTGGAACAGGAGATCATTATTCCTTGAGACAGATATGTGATCAGTTTTATATACAAGGTTAGCTATATTCAGTTTGATCAATTGTGGTGTTTGGTTACCAAAATGTATGGAACTTAATTTTATGGATTTCAACATTCCTCACTTGTTAAAATTACACAAATACCCTTAACCATAACTTCATTATAAAAGAATGAACCAGATAAATCAATATAAATTACATAAACCCGAAGCCAAACCAACAAACTCGTTTTCTGTCTTTAAGAAAATTGATTATGTTCGaagttttctttttgtttttttgtctGTGTTTTTGGTATTTTATTATAACTCATTGTCTTTTTTT
The genomic region above belongs to Lactuca sativa cultivar Salinas chromosome 4, Lsat_Salinas_v11, whole genome shotgun sequence and contains:
- the LOC111900814 gene encoding uncharacterized protein LOC111900814 isoform X1, encoding MLNALSMRRTAQFGDEGDEHQEDGSKTRKQLSIATRVTNYLTRTGYLWPILFLAIVIFVIYSFFIRSRNLICVSSISSFDRLSRTRFFGLDGLESDFGSLGVPWCRSKHGKTIEWTSKDLLQGLEEFVPIYETRPIKNNMYGMGFDHSFGLWFITRWLKPELMIESGAFKGHSTWILRQAMPATPIISLTPRHPAKYLLKGPAYVDQNCTYFAGKDFVDFGNVNWSKVMKKHGVNDSSRVLIFFDDHQNELKRLKQALKAGFSHLVFEDNYDTGTGDHYSLRQICDQFYIQGGGHSCFKDSDEARQRRKRKQFWEKAVDINDLCGPHEAWWGVKGYMRDDFNHTNKQISHTQHFQNSRFVESILDVYWELPPVAGPSLTHQTRYDPARVSNPIVEDGRFRLFQRLGLSRLEETVFNGYTQMVYVKISLNEM
- the LOC111900814 gene encoding uncharacterized protein LOC111900814 isoform X2; translated protein: MVSKHGKTIEWTSKDLLQGLEEFVPIYETRPIKNNMYGMGFDHSFGLWFITRWLKPELMIESGAFKGHSTWILRQAMPATPIISLTPRHPAKYLLKGPAYVDQNCTYFAGKDFVDFGNVNWSKVMKKHGVNDSSRVLIFFDDHQNELKRLKQALKAGFSHLVFEDNYDTGTGDHYSLRQICDQFYIQGGGHSCFKDSDEARQRRKRKQFWEKAVDINDLCGPHEAWWGVKGYMRDDFNHTNKQISHTQHFQNSRFVESILDVYWELPPVAGPSLTHQTRYDPARVSNPIVEDGRFRLFQRLGLSRLEETVFNGYTQMVYVKISLNEM
- the LOC111900814 gene encoding uncharacterized protein LOC111900814 isoform X3; translated protein: MYGMGFDHSFGLWFITRWLKPELMIESGAFKGHSTWILRQAMPATPIISLTPRHPAKYLLKGPAYVDQNCTYFAGKDFVDFGNVNWSKVMKKHGVNDSSRVLIFFDDHQNELKRLKQALKAGFSHLVFEDNYDTGTGDHYSLRQICDQFYIQGGGHSCFKDSDEARQRRKRKQFWEKAVDINDLCGPHEAWWGVKGYMRDDFNHTNKQISHTQHFQNSRFVESILDVYWELPPVAGPSLTHQTRYDPARVSNPIVEDGRFRLFQRLGLSRLEETVFNGYTQMVYVKISLNEM